From one Cardiobacteriaceae bacterium TAE3-ERU3 genomic stretch:
- a CDS encoding rhodanese-like domain-containing protein yields the protein MMSNVRTIDASSLAEKLQRGEVLLIDVREAAEFAECHIPNAISLPLTNIEPHFVQLSGETRTLVFQCQKGKRGELAAEQALVKVPGNKEIYNLTGGIEAWQQAALPVVSTQSGGKKTLPLNRQVFIAVGSLIFIGSLLAIAGIKAGAILTLFVSCGLLVAGFTGWCGMALLLQKMPWNR from the coding sequence ATGATGAGTAACGTTCGGACAATTGATGCTTCATCTTTGGCTGAGAAGCTACAGCGCGGCGAAGTGCTGCTTATTGATGTGCGTGAAGCTGCTGAATTTGCCGAGTGCCACATACCCAATGCCATCTCATTGCCACTAACCAACATTGAGCCACATTTTGTCCAGCTTTCAGGAGAAACGCGGACTTTGGTTTTCCAATGCCAAAAGGGCAAGCGTGGTGAGTTGGCCGCTGAACAAGCTCTCGTAAAAGTGCCCGGGAATAAAGAGATTTACAACCTGACTGGCGGCATCGAGGCTTGGCAACAAGCTGCATTGCCAGTCGTCTCCACTCAATCAGGCGGGAAAAAGACCTTGCCACTTAATCGTCAGGTATTTATCGCAGTGGGTAGCTTGATCTTTATCGGCTCATTGCTCGCCATTGCAGGGATAAAGGCCGGTGCAATCTTGACGCTATTCGTTAGCTGCGGACTACTGGTTGCAGGCTTTACCGGCTGGTGCGGCATGGCACTGCTGCTGCAAAAAATGCCATGGAATCGCTAA
- a CDS encoding GIY-YIG nuclease family protein, protein MNIGKSIRLFLANGHASGVIVAEIPNWTGHLIVAPRNMLPDLLRREESARTGVYFLIGENPENPYLPTLYIGESDNIGKRLRDHDSKKDFWEKVCIITSKDSNLTKGHAKYLESALILLAKDNGRAELENHQQAEYIQLPEADRADMDYFLTQLKIILPALGFNFLKESTRRSTLTQAQTLPRFILKAKGDIVAHAEERDGDFVVLKGSHCREEWIGVKGGYQKLFEQLEEEAIIAKEPSGNRIFTRDYAFNSPSASAAVVLGRSANGRQEWKTPSGQTYAEWQDAQLNEIPNDELHHE, encoded by the coding sequence ATGAATATCGGTAAATCTATCCGCCTATTCCTCGCCAACGGCCATGCTTCAGGCGTTATCGTCGCTGAAATTCCTAACTGGACCGGCCATCTGATCGTCGCACCGCGCAATATGCTGCCAGATTTACTGCGCCGCGAAGAAAGCGCACGTACCGGAGTTTACTTTCTCATTGGGGAAAACCCTGAAAATCCTTACTTGCCAACCCTCTATATTGGCGAATCAGACAATATTGGCAAGCGCCTACGCGACCACGACAGCAAAAAGGATTTTTGGGAAAAGGTCTGCATCATCACCAGTAAAGACAGCAACCTGACCAAAGGCCACGCCAAATACCTTGAAAGTGCGCTAATTCTGCTCGCCAAGGATAACGGCCGCGCGGAATTGGAAAACCATCAGCAGGCTGAATACATTCAGCTGCCGGAAGCTGACCGCGCTGATATGGACTACTTCCTTACGCAGCTAAAAATCATCCTGCCCGCACTTGGCTTCAACTTTCTCAAAGAAAGTACTCGCCGTTCAACGCTCACTCAGGCTCAAACCCTACCGCGCTTTATTCTCAAAGCCAAAGGCGATATTGTCGCGCATGCCGAAGAGCGCGATGGCGACTTTGTTGTACTGAAAGGCTCTCATTGCAGAGAGGAATGGATCGGCGTAAAAGGTGGCTATCAGAAGCTATTTGAGCAATTAGAAGAAGAAGCCATCATCGCTAAAGAGCCATCAGGAAACCGTATCTTTACCCGCGATTATGCATTTAATAGCCCCAGTGCCTCTGCAGCTGTTGTGCTTGGTCGTTCAGCCAATGGGCGGCAAGAATGGAAGACCCCCAGCGGGCAAACTTACGCTGAATGGCAAGACGCACAATTAAATGAAATCCCAAACGACGAGCTGCACCATGAATAA
- a CDS encoding LysR family transcriptional regulator: MITLRQIQFALAVSRHRHFKRAADECKVSQSALSLGIAEMEKNLGVIIFERNNKQVVITPIGAELLERAQKVYLDAQQLVERAKASDDVLSFGMAIGFIPTVAPYLLPKALPAIRENYPDFNMDIHEDLTDRLLNDVHNGTLDAAVIAQPYDVPGLTALEFAEENFYVMVPRNHPLAEKDQLTSRQLQSAELLLLGEGHCLKDQIMEICKFSKEQGKSRIRHASLNTLMQMSLNDMGLTFVPEMALPYLNHMKDRVAFIPLSVRGPHRRLALVTRPNYPRLNELETLGKLFKNILRQEATAHQETDA; the protein is encoded by the coding sequence ATGATTACTTTACGTCAAATCCAATTCGCCCTTGCCGTCTCACGTCATCGCCATTTTAAGCGCGCTGCGGATGAATGCAAGGTATCCCAGTCTGCACTGAGCCTCGGCATTGCCGAGATGGAAAAAAACCTCGGTGTGATTATTTTTGAACGTAACAACAAGCAAGTCGTGATTACACCGATCGGTGCAGAGCTCCTTGAGCGCGCACAAAAGGTTTATCTCGATGCACAGCAGCTTGTTGAACGCGCCAAGGCCAGCGATGATGTGCTCAGCTTTGGTATGGCGATCGGATTTATCCCGACCGTTGCACCTTATCTATTACCTAAAGCACTGCCGGCCATTCGTGAAAACTACCCTGACTTCAATATGGATATTCACGAAGACCTCACCGATCGCCTGCTTAACGACGTGCACAACGGCACGCTGGATGCTGCGGTTATTGCCCAGCCATATGACGTGCCCGGGCTGACCGCACTAGAATTTGCCGAAGAAAATTTCTACGTGATGGTGCCGCGTAACCATCCATTGGCCGAGAAGGATCAGCTCACCAGCAGACAGCTGCAAAGTGCGGAACTACTGCTGCTTGGCGAAGGCCACTGCTTGAAAGACCAAATCATGGAAATTTGCAAATTCAGCAAAGAGCAGGGCAAGAGCCGCATTCGCCATGCCAGCCTCAATACCCTGATGCAAATGAGCTTGAATGATATGGGCCTGACGTTCGTACCAGAAATGGCGCTGCCTTACCTTAACCATATGAAAGACCGGGTTGCGTTTATTCCATTGTCCGTCAGAGGGCCTCATCGCCGCCTAGCACTGGTGACCCGCCCAAATTATCCTCGACTCAACGAGCTCGAGACTCTCGGCAAGCTGTTTAAAAACATACTGCGCCAGGAAGCCACAGCCCACCAAGAGACGGATGCCTAA
- a CDS encoding YbhB/YbcL family Raf kinase inhibitor-like protein, with amino-acid sequence MLQTNLKRKLLATFLSFGAMFSAHAFTVSSDAVKPGHALPHAQVFNGFGCEGDNHSPALSWQNAPEGTKSFAVTLYDPDAPTGSGFWHWIVVDIPADTSELSENIAAQLPEPMRQITNDYGFSGFGGACPPAGDNPHRYQLSVHALDVDKIDLPEDASPAVVRFMIHAHQLAVATTTGYYQR; translated from the coding sequence ATGCTTCAGACCAATCTAAAACGCAAACTATTGGCTACTTTTCTCAGCTTCGGCGCGATGTTCAGCGCGCACGCTTTTACCGTCAGTAGCGATGCGGTCAAACCCGGCCATGCACTGCCTCATGCGCAAGTCTTTAACGGCTTTGGCTGCGAAGGCGACAATCATTCACCAGCGCTTAGCTGGCAGAACGCACCGGAAGGCACAAAAAGCTTCGCTGTCACGCTCTATGATCCAGATGCGCCAACCGGCTCAGGCTTCTGGCATTGGATCGTCGTCGATATTCCGGCTGATACCAGCGAACTCAGCGAAAATATTGCCGCACAGTTGCCTGAGCCTATGCGCCAAATCACCAACGACTACGGATTTAGCGGCTTTGGCGGCGCCTGTCCACCTGCTGGTGACAACCCACACCGCTACCAGCTCAGCGTACACGCGCTCGACGTCGATAAAATCGACTTACCTGAAGACGCGTCACCAGCCGTCGTACGTTTTATGATTCACGCCCATCAGCTCGCCGTTGCCACAACCACCGGCTACTATCAGCGTTAA
- the grxB gene encoding glutaredoxin 2, protein MKLYYYDHCPFCTRARMIFGFRNIPVDSEILANDDEETPNRLIGKKMLPILVKEDGTAMGESLDIVKYVNQLAEQPIDEDVRPALNDLLDKINKYAIYLILPRSSKIDFAEFATPSAVDYYTKKKTETVGDFDAQIARSDEYIAKLDEDLKALDALILSTDAANGKAPSMEDILIFPILRNLTTVKGINWPDGIRDYLDSISRQTAISLLFDHAI, encoded by the coding sequence ATGAAGCTTTATTACTATGATCATTGCCCATTCTGCACACGCGCACGCATGATATTTGGCTTCCGCAACATCCCGGTTGACAGTGAAATTCTTGCCAATGACGATGAAGAAACGCCAAACCGACTCATTGGCAAAAAAATGCTGCCTATCTTGGTGAAAGAAGATGGCACAGCCATGGGCGAAAGTCTGGATATCGTCAAGTACGTCAATCAATTGGCTGAACAACCCATTGATGAAGACGTCCGTCCAGCATTGAACGACCTACTCGATAAAATCAACAAATACGCTATTTACCTGATTTTGCCACGCAGTTCAAAAATTGACTTTGCGGAGTTTGCCACCCCATCTGCAGTGGACTACTACACCAAAAAGAAAACAGAAACTGTTGGCGACTTCGACGCGCAAATTGCGCGCAGCGATGAATACATTGCCAAACTTGATGAAGACCTCAAGGCGCTCGATGCCCTTATTCTTAGCACAGACGCAGCGAACGGCAAAGCGCCAAGCATGGAAGACATCCTCATTTTCCCTATCCTGCGTAACTTGACTACGGTCAAAGGCATTAATTGGCCGGATGGCATCCGCGACTATCTGGATAGTATCAGCAGGCAAACAGCCATCTCACTGCTGTTTGATCACGCAATCTAG
- the cysZ gene encoding sulfate transporter CysZ: protein MRALSALVEGFSWLSRPGLRKFVWIPLTINVLVFAGATWGFIYYLDSVMDHFMPAESWLNYLRWILWPLLAVMFGIIVFYTFSLIANIIAAPFNGFLSAAVERMETGIEPDSGMSLAQEAWVTIGQEIRKTVFFLIRAIPLVILSFIPVINIAAPFLWFAYSSWVSYLQYMDYPMANHGIRFDDQRRRLRGKPLDTFSFGGLSTLMMMVPVLNLFAMPVSVIGATLHWCRSVRHTSPF from the coding sequence ATGCGAGCTTTATCAGCATTAGTAGAAGGTTTCTCTTGGCTCTCTCGCCCCGGCCTGCGCAAGTTTGTGTGGATACCGCTGACGATTAACGTACTCGTATTTGCCGGTGCAACATGGGGGTTCATCTACTATCTCGATAGTGTGATGGATCACTTCATGCCGGCCGAGTCGTGGCTGAACTATCTGCGCTGGATTTTATGGCCGCTGCTGGCTGTGATGTTTGGCATTATCGTGTTCTATACCTTTAGCCTGATTGCCAACATCATTGCCGCACCATTTAACGGCTTCCTCTCAGCAGCCGTCGAACGCATGGAAACCGGTATCGAGCCTGATTCAGGCATGAGCCTTGCGCAAGAAGCATGGGTCACTATTGGTCAGGAAATTCGCAAGACGGTGTTTTTCCTTATCCGAGCCATTCCACTGGTCATTCTCAGCTTTATTCCGGTCATCAACATTGCTGCGCCATTTTTATGGTTCGCCTACTCTTCATGGGTCAGCTACTTGCAGTATATGGACTACCCGATGGCCAACCACGGCATTCGCTTCGATGATCAGCGCCGGCGCTTGCGCGGTAAGCCTCTCGACACCTTCAGCTTTGGTGGCCTCTCAACCCTGATGATGATGGTGCCGGTACTCAATCTGTTTGCCATGCCTGTGTCCGTCATCGGAGCCACTTTGCACTGGTGCCGCAGTGTCCGCCATACATCCCCTTTTTAA
- the mnmH gene encoding tRNA 2-selenouridine(34) synthase MnmH, with amino-acid sequence MTRPDTDDYAALFLHDTPFIDLRAPLEFAKGAFPTSTSLPLMDDRERAKVGTCYKRDGQAAAIKLGHRLVSGEIKAQRIAAWLEFAKQHPNGYLYCWRGGLRSQTVQQWLTEAGCQYPRVIGGYKAMRRFLIDEQMRILEQTPLLILAGRTGCAKTELLNQLPNHLDLEGLAHHRGSSFGKRPAGQPAQLDFENRLAIALLRQHHAAPEATLILEDESGLIGRCALPHELRDKMDLTPLALIECSLEERIEHSYHNYILDKLEEWRQTVGDAHAFSAFANDLQQSLHNIRKRLGGLRHQQLTDMMQQALEDHQRGNPESHRAWIKILLTDYYDPMYDHQLSKKADRIVFRGNREEVREYLNTISTSGTEIL; translated from the coding sequence ATGACCCGACCCGATACTGACGACTACGCTGCTCTATTTCTGCATGACACACCATTTATTGACCTGCGCGCACCGTTAGAGTTTGCCAAAGGCGCATTCCCGACCAGCACCAGCTTGCCGCTAATGGATGACCGCGAGCGTGCCAAAGTCGGTACTTGCTACAAGCGCGACGGGCAAGCAGCTGCAATCAAGCTCGGGCATCGGCTGGTCAGTGGTGAAATTAAAGCACAGCGCATCGCTGCATGGCTGGAATTTGCCAAGCAACACCCTAATGGTTACCTCTATTGCTGGCGCGGCGGCTTGCGCAGCCAAACCGTGCAGCAATGGCTTACTGAAGCAGGATGCCAGTATCCGCGCGTGATTGGCGGCTACAAAGCCATGCGTCGTTTCCTGATTGACGAACAAATGCGCATTCTTGAGCAAACACCATTGCTCATCCTTGCCGGGCGCACCGGATGCGCCAAAACCGAGCTACTTAATCAACTACCCAATCACCTTGATCTTGAAGGCCTAGCCCACCATCGCGGCAGCAGCTTTGGCAAGCGCCCGGCCGGGCAACCGGCTCAGCTCGACTTTGAAAACCGCCTCGCCATCGCCTTATTACGCCAACACCATGCAGCCCCCGAAGCGACGCTGATTCTCGAAGATGAAAGTGGATTGATTGGCCGCTGCGCCCTGCCCCATGAACTACGCGACAAGATGGATCTCACCCCACTCGCCCTCATTGAATGTTCGCTCGAAGAACGCATCGAACACAGCTACCACAACTACATCCTCGACAAACTCGAAGAATGGCGGCAAACGGTCGGCGACGCACACGCTTTCAGCGCCTTCGCCAACGACCTGCAGCAATCGCTGCACAACATCCGCAAGCGCCTCGGCGGCCTGCGCCATCAGCAGCTCACGGACATGATGCAGCAAGCACTGGAAGACCACCAACGCGGCAATCCTGAAAGCCACCGCGCATGGATTAAAATCCTGCTCACTGACTACTATGACCCAATGTATGACCATCAGCTGAGCAAAAAAGCTGACCGCATCGTCTTCCGTGGTAACCGCGAAGAAGTCCGGGAGTATCTCAATACCATCAGCACATCAGGCACAGAAATATTATGA
- a CDS encoding divalent-cation tolerance protein CutA: MKSQTTSCTMNNLEPCIIETTTATQEDAERIAAALLEQKLAACVQLENVRSHYVWQGKVEDDEEIRLSIKSAAHLYAQVEAAILALHPYDCPQVLMLPITAMLPEYKQWLADALT, from the coding sequence ATGAAATCCCAAACGACGAGCTGCACCATGAATAACCTAGAACCCTGCATCATCGAAACCACAACTGCGACCCAAGAAGATGCCGAGCGCATTGCAGCTGCGCTGCTTGAGCAAAAGCTCGCTGCCTGCGTACAGCTCGAAAACGTACGCAGCCACTACGTCTGGCAAGGGAAAGTCGAAGATGATGAAGAAATTCGCTTGTCGATCAAATCCGCAGCGCACCTCTACGCACAAGTCGAAGCCGCAATCCTTGCGCTACATCCTTACGACTGCCCGCAAGTCCTGATGCTGCCCATCACAGCCATGTTGCCTGAATATAAGCAATGGCTGGCTGATGCGCTGACTTAA
- a CDS encoding metalloregulator ArsR/SmtB family transcription factor, with product MNKDSTINDMSNDIPAKATEVANLLKLISNPHRLTVLCALTEQPMNVTALTELADINQTAMSNHLARLRSAGIIDYHRKHRELIYELSDPRVAKVLTLLHDLYCKENNDE from the coding sequence ATGAATAAAGATTCTACAATCAATGATATGAGTAATGACATCCCGGCCAAGGCGACAGAAGTAGCCAATCTATTGAAACTGATTAGCAATCCGCACCGTCTAACCGTACTTTGCGCGTTAACAGAGCAACCGATGAACGTCACCGCACTCACCGAGCTTGCCGATATCAACCAAACTGCAATGTCCAACCATCTGGCGCGGCTGCGCTCAGCCGGCATTATTGATTATCACCGTAAGCACCGTGAATTGATTTATGAATTGAGTGACCCACGGGTAGCGAAAGTGCTGACCCTGCTGCATGACCTTTATTGTAAGGAGAATAATGATGAGTAA
- a CDS encoding ATP phosphoribosyltransferase regulatory subunit, translating to MNTRHIIASLFCLGLTLSAHADMHPAPLPEEATRIENISEADLIGTWSFEEDIPYAKVINYSEIRADHTSTDDTLVTAQTGETVKSPANIYLGVRS from the coding sequence ATGAATACAAGGCACATCATCGCCAGTCTGTTCTGCCTCGGGTTAACGCTATCAGCCCATGCCGATATGCATCCCGCACCGCTTCCTGAAGAAGCCACCCGCATTGAGAACATCAGCGAAGCCGACCTAATTGGCACGTGGAGCTTTGAAGAAGACATCCCCTACGCCAAGGTTATCAACTACAGCGAGATCCGCGCCGACCACACAAGCACCGACGACACGCTGGTCACCGCGCAAACCGGTGAGACCGTCAAAAGTCCTGCAAACATTTACTTGGGCGTACGATCCTGA
- a CDS encoding DUF2846 domain-containing protein, whose protein sequence is MNINLRHPPFIYWSIGCILVGVLAAPLFYDAKPEDHSTHFNHDHSMAHGNIEVDPNLPIPSLDLEVTPDAMSGWNLTVNPHNFTFTPENINRQPIANEGHAHIYINGQKLTRLYGKHYHLSTLLPGEYDISVSLNANDHSTYTHNGEPIQATKRIRQLITPPSG, encoded by the coding sequence ATGAACATCAATCTGCGCCATCCACCGTTTATTTACTGGAGTATCGGCTGCATACTGGTTGGCGTATTGGCAGCGCCGCTGTTTTATGACGCCAAACCCGAAGACCACAGCACTCACTTCAACCACGATCACTCCATGGCACACGGCAATATTGAGGTTGACCCCAACTTGCCCATTCCGTCGCTCGATCTGGAAGTCACGCCTGATGCCATGTCTGGCTGGAATCTCACCGTCAATCCGCACAATTTCACGTTCACCCCGGAGAACATCAATCGCCAGCCGATAGCGAACGAAGGCCATGCGCATATTTACATCAACGGGCAAAAGCTCACCCGCCTCTACGGCAAGCACTATCATCTCTCAACGCTGCTGCCTGGTGAATACGATATATCCGTCTCACTCAATGCCAACGACCACTCAACTTACACCCACAATGGCGAGCCGATCCAAGCCACCAAGCGCATCCGTCAGCTCATTACGCCACCATCAGGATAA
- a CDS encoding DUF819 family protein, translating into MPQPIITTVPAAFGVLMGIIGLIFYTSGLQSRFWQRFYAVIPAIVLCCFIPAGLNTSGLIEPEIGKTIYRFSATWLLPAALFLMTLSMDVPRLMRLGWKVLAMFFAASIAIMLCGPLALWTYKLIDPSAFTDDTLWRGFSTVAGSWIGGAANQVAMKELFNVDDNLFGTMILVDTTNASLWLFAIFMIAKNAPRIDRWLRADTSTIDRLIEEVEKDSQNHARPTTLRDFMLIIGLTFFIAGIAATIGQSIASYFAQTSWAAQYSFHSTFFWMVIVTTLCGIGLSFTPARKLDYVGASKLGTVFIYILIAAIGIQIDLRGISAHWQLLLVGTGWIALHVALLFVIARIIRAPVFFLCVASNANTGGASSAPIVATAFHPSLAPVGVLLGILGYAIGTFGGYISTQLMRIMVQ; encoded by the coding sequence ATGCCTCAACCAATCATCACCACCGTTCCAGCCGCTTTTGGCGTCCTGATGGGCATCATCGGCCTGATTTTCTATACTTCCGGTTTGCAAAGCCGCTTTTGGCAGCGTTTTTACGCCGTCATACCAGCCATTGTGCTGTGCTGCTTCATTCCAGCCGGGCTAAATACCAGCGGCCTGATCGAGCCAGAAATAGGCAAAACCATTTACCGCTTTAGCGCCACCTGGCTATTGCCAGCGGCACTGTTTCTCATGACGCTCTCGATGGACGTCCCGCGCTTGATGCGCCTCGGCTGGAAAGTACTGGCGATGTTCTTTGCCGCGAGCATTGCGATCATGCTGTGCGGGCCTCTTGCACTATGGACCTACAAGCTGATTGATCCTTCCGCATTTACCGATGATACGCTGTGGCGCGGATTTTCCACCGTTGCAGGTAGCTGGATTGGTGGCGCAGCCAATCAGGTCGCGATGAAAGAATTGTTCAACGTTGACGACAACCTATTCGGCACCATGATTTTGGTCGACACCACCAACGCCTCGCTGTGGCTGTTCGCCATTTTTATGATCGCCAAAAATGCACCGCGTATCGATCGCTGGCTGCGCGCGGATACCAGCACCATCGATCGCCTGATTGAAGAAGTGGAGAAAGACAGCCAAAATCACGCACGCCCAACCACCCTGCGTGATTTTATGCTCATCATAGGGCTAACCTTCTTCATCGCCGGTATTGCCGCAACCATCGGGCAAAGCATTGCCAGCTATTTTGCGCAAACCTCATGGGCTGCGCAGTACAGCTTTCACAGCACCTTTTTCTGGATGGTGATCGTCACCACGCTATGCGGCATCGGCCTATCCTTCACTCCAGCGCGGAAGCTTGATTACGTCGGCGCCTCAAAACTCGGCACCGTCTTTATTTATATATTGATCGCCGCTATCGGTATTCAAATTGACCTACGCGGCATCAGCGCACACTGGCAATTATTGCTGGTTGGCACTGGCTGGATCGCGCTTCATGTTGCGCTGCTGTTCGTCATTGCGCGGATTATCCGCGCACCAGTGTTTTTCCTCTGCGTCGCGTCCAACGCCAATACCGGTGGTGCATCCTCAGCGCCAATTGTCGCCACCGCATTTCATCCATCACTCGCGCCAGTCGGCGTTTTGCTCGGGATTCTTGGCTATGCGATCGGCACTTTTGGCGGCTATATCTCTACACAACTGATGCGTATCATGGTGCAATAA
- the ahpC gene encoding peroxiredoxin, producing the protein MSIINKSIPEFTVQAFHNGEFKTVTHEDVLGKWAIFIFYPADFTFVCPTELEDMAKQYDALQSLGVEVYSVSCDTHFVHKAWHDTSEAIGKITYPMLGDPTGVLARGFDVMIESDGLAERGTFLVDPDGLIKVAELHDGGIGRSAKDMVRKVKAAQYVRENDGEVCPAAWEEGQETLKPSLDLVGKI; encoded by the coding sequence ATGTCCATCATTAATAAATCTATACCAGAATTTACTGTTCAAGCTTTTCACAATGGTGAGTTCAAAACAGTGACCCATGAAGACGTGCTCGGCAAGTGGGCAATCTTCATTTTCTACCCAGCTGATTTCACCTTCGTTTGCCCAACTGAATTGGAAGATATGGCTAAGCAGTATGACGCACTGCAGAGCTTGGGCGTAGAAGTTTATTCTGTCTCTTGTGATACTCACTTCGTACACAAAGCATGGCACGACACTTCTGAAGCAATCGGCAAAATTACTTACCCAATGCTTGGCGACCCAACTGGCGTACTCGCTCGCGGCTTTGACGTCATGATCGAGTCAGACGGCCTTGCAGAGCGCGGCACTTTCCTCGTCGACCCTGATGGCTTGATCAAAGTTGCTGAATTGCACGATGGCGGCATCGGCCGTAGCGCTAAAGACATGGTTCGCAAAGTCAAAGCAGCACAATACGTTCGTGAAAACGACGGCGAAGTATGCCCGGCAGCTTGGGAAGAAGGTCAGGAAACCCTCAAGCCAAGCCTTGATCTGGTCGGTAAAATCTAA
- the ahpF gene encoding alkyl hydroperoxide reductase subunit F, producing MIDKETLGAVKQYAERITSPVTLVTGTGAHEKRDELLAFLRDIASVSDNIILDESGDISLPSGVSFRLDNEKGDTGIVFSGIPGGHEFSSLILALLQAGGSELKLDPSIQSLIAGIDHELKFQTYVSLSCHNCPDVVQALNQFALLNDNISNEMIDGGLFQEQVEANNIQGVPAVFLNGEPFANGKIDTAKLVDKLLERYPEVRDYGSSASSLPLQDVTVIGGGPAGVSAAIYAARKGLAVTLIADRIGGQVKDTMDIENLISVTKTTGPELAGKLHTHLQSYPVTIRENLSVDKLIRGEGQHQIVLKTGEKIDTKTVIVASGAKWRELGVPGEKENLGNGVAYCPHCDGPFFKGKHVAVIGGGNSGVEAALDLAGIVKHVSVFEFMPELKADKVLVDAMAKRDNIDVYTNAATKEIKAEGGKVVALKYQNRDNEEHTDLALDGVFVQIGLVPNSEFVGEESGVSKTRFGEIEINAKGETNVPGIFACGDVTTVPYKQIVIAMGSGATAALSAFDYLIRL from the coding sequence ATGATAGATAAAGAAACGTTAGGCGCAGTAAAACAATACGCCGAAAGAATTACTTCCCCCGTTACCCTTGTGACCGGCACTGGCGCGCATGAAAAGCGCGATGAACTGCTCGCTTTCCTACGCGATATTGCCAGCGTATCAGACAACATCATTCTCGATGAAAGCGGCGATATCAGCTTGCCGAGTGGCGTCAGCTTCCGTTTGGACAATGAAAAAGGCGATACCGGTATCGTATTCAGCGGTATTCCTGGTGGGCATGAGTTCAGCTCGCTGATCCTTGCACTGCTACAAGCAGGTGGCAGTGAACTCAAGCTCGATCCATCTATTCAATCACTGATTGCCGGTATTGATCATGAGCTGAAGTTCCAGACTTACGTCTCGCTGTCTTGCCACAATTGCCCGGATGTCGTGCAGGCGCTGAATCAGTTTGCATTACTTAACGACAACATCAGCAACGAAATGATTGATGGTGGACTGTTCCAAGAGCAGGTCGAAGCCAATAATATTCAAGGCGTCCCTGCGGTATTTTTGAACGGCGAACCATTTGCCAACGGCAAAATCGACACAGCCAAGCTGGTTGATAAATTGCTTGAGCGCTACCCGGAAGTACGTGATTACGGCAGTAGTGCATCATCATTGCCATTGCAGGATGTTACTGTTATCGGCGGTGGCCCGGCTGGTGTCTCAGCGGCTATTTACGCAGCGCGTAAAGGCCTTGCAGTGACCTTGATCGCTGACCGTATCGGCGGACAGGTTAAAGATACCATGGATATTGAGAACCTGATTTCTGTGACCAAAACCACCGGCCCTGAACTTGCCGGAAAACTGCACACCCACTTGCAATCCTATCCGGTCACTATCCGCGAAAATCTCAGCGTCGATAAGCTCATTCGTGGCGAAGGTCAGCATCAGATCGTACTCAAGACCGGTGAAAAGATCGATACTAAGACGGTTATTGTTGCCAGTGGTGCTAAATGGCGTGAGCTTGGCGTACCGGGTGAGAAAGAGAACCTCGGTAACGGCGTTGCCTATTGCCCGCACTGCGATGGCCCGTTCTTTAAAGGCAAGCACGTTGCCGTTATCGGGGGTGGTAATTCAGGTGTCGAAGCTGCGCTGGATCTGGCCGGTATCGTCAAGCACGTCAGTGTATTTGAATTCATGCCTGAGCTGAAAGCTGATAAAGTCTTGGTCGATGCCATGGCAAAGCGCGACAATATCGACGTGTACACCAACGCTGCAACCAAGGAAATCAAGGCTGAAGGCGGCAAAGTTGTCGCACTTAAATACCAGAACCGTGACAACGAAGAGCATACCGATCTCGCATTGGACGGCGTCTTCGTACAAATTGGTTTGGTGCCGAACAGTGAATTTGTCGGTGAAGAAAGTGGCGTGAGCAAGACCCGCTTTGGCGAAATTGAAATCAATGCCAAAGGCGAGACCAACGTACCGGGCATTTTTGCCTGTGGGGACGTGACCACGGTGCCTTACAAGCAAATCGTCATTGCGATGGGCTCGGGTGCAACCGCCGCACTGTCTGCATTTGATTATCTGATTCGTTTGTAA